One genomic region from Thermoleptolyngbya sichuanensis A183 encodes:
- a CDS encoding FecR family protein, whose product MPYRKSSIGFLERVSGQVFGQILGRVFGQIFGLRRRFVSSLLIGFWVVLVMGAVAQVSEAQTSVTRGTITEVLDGNQVFIQNRQARVNDVANRGQQVRTGRARAQVNFNTGAVARLSNNSVLTVGQCAQLQRGVLLVNGAVNGCTSSVTAGVRGTTYILEVDDDGREEIKVLEGEVVVTKNEAGFIEPSSLMERLEGRSRFRRGTKQLSLPRRPSLGIPSTRPSPSPSPSPLPSPLPSPVTESADPENTVVLSAGQKVATRRGSPLGPVEDITLEEINAILSGSLFNGYLQSLPGYAAIQSTLQRIYPGLSLPGVPGLPVPGLRIPFF is encoded by the coding sequence TTTCGGGCAAATTTTGGGACGAGTTTTCGGGCAAATTTTCGGGCTGCGGCGGCGCTTCGTGTCGAGCCTGCTGATCGGGTTTTGGGTGGTGCTGGTGATGGGGGCAGTGGCGCAGGTATCGGAGGCGCAGACCAGCGTCACGCGCGGCACCATTACAGAAGTGCTGGACGGCAATCAGGTGTTTATTCAAAATCGGCAGGCGCGGGTCAACGATGTGGCCAACCGAGGGCAGCAGGTGCGGACGGGTCGGGCCCGTGCCCAGGTCAATTTTAATACTGGGGCTGTGGCGCGGCTGTCCAATAACTCGGTGCTGACGGTGGGGCAATGCGCTCAGCTTCAGCGTGGTGTGCTGCTGGTGAATGGCGCGGTAAACGGCTGTACGTCGTCTGTAACGGCGGGGGTGCGCGGCACGACCTACATTCTGGAGGTGGACGACGACGGGCGAGAGGAAATCAAGGTGCTGGAAGGTGAGGTCGTGGTGACGAAGAACGAGGCTGGCTTTATAGAACCCAGTTCCCTGATGGAGCGACTAGAAGGGCGATCGCGCTTTCGGCGAGGCACTAAACAGCTTTCGCTGCCTCGCAGACCCAGCCTGGGGATTCCGTCCACCCGGCCCAGCCCTAGCCCCTCGCCCAGTCCCTTGCCCAGTCCGTTGCCCAGTCCGGTTACAGAGTCAGCCGATCCAGAGAATACGGTTGTGCTGTCGGCGGGGCAAAAGGTCGCCACGCGGCGCGGCTCGCCCCTGGGCCCGGTCGAAGACATCACGCTAGAAGAAATTAACGCCATTCTGTCGGGCAGCCTGTTCAACGGCTATTTGCAATCGCTGCCGGGGTACGCTGCGATTCAGAGTACGCTTCAGCGGATCTATCCAGGGCTGTCGCTGCCAGGAGTGCCGGGGCTGCCTGTGCCGGGGCTGCGGATACCGTTTTTCTAA
- a CDS encoding HAD family hydrolase: MIKAIIFDLDNCLSAADEPGAELLEPVFDAIRQANQGTLPDDVLEAALGDCWYHALDFVAKKHDFSDEMLAAGQAVISQTRVSTPMRGYGDLHVLAELRGDPLPMLFLVTSGFRPLQDSKIKALSMEQPFEQWFTGIYIDAVDDPNRTSKQDIFQAILNAHQFCPAEALVVGDNPDSELAAGDRLGIPTVQILRPGVAPTNLATHHIRTLHELKALVAAQT, translated from the coding sequence ATGATCAAAGCCATCATTTTTGACCTGGATAACTGCCTCAGTGCGGCTGATGAACCCGGAGCCGAACTCCTAGAGCCTGTATTTGACGCAATTCGGCAAGCCAATCAGGGAACCTTGCCCGACGACGTTCTGGAAGCCGCGCTGGGCGACTGCTGGTATCATGCGCTCGACTTTGTGGCCAAAAAACACGACTTCTCAGACGAGATGCTGGCGGCGGGGCAGGCCGTGATTTCGCAAACTCGCGTTAGCACGCCGATGCGGGGCTACGGCGATCTGCACGTCCTAGCAGAACTGCGGGGTGACCCACTGCCGATGCTGTTTCTGGTTACGTCGGGCTTTCGCCCGCTTCAGGACAGCAAGATTAAGGCGCTGAGCATGGAGCAGCCTTTCGAGCAGTGGTTTACCGGGATCTACATCGATGCAGTTGATGACCCCAACCGCACTAGCAAGCAGGACATTTTTCAAGCCATCCTAAACGCCCATCAGTTCTGCCCTGCTGAGGCGCTGGTGGTAGGGGACAATCCTGACTCGGAACTGGCCGCGGGCGATCGCCTTGGCATCCCCACAGTGCAAATCCTCCGTCCTGGCGTGGCCCCCACCAATCTTGCGACCCATCACATCCGCACCCTGCACGAACTCAAAGCGCTCGTTGCAGCCCAGACCTAG